The DNA window GTGGGCTACTACGACCTGCGCCGTGCGGCCTCACCCGTTCCGGTGGTGTCCACCGCCTTTCGGCCCATCGACGCAAACGAGTTGTCGCAGAACCCCTTTCGGGTGTTCACCTCGATGCTGGCCACCCGCGACGCGCGCTATTTCGACCGGGACCTGCGCCGCCGCGTCGACACCTTCCTGGCCCGGCGCCAGCTGTTCGACCCCGCACTGCCGGCCCGGGCGCGGATCATCGCCGCCGACGGCGGATGCCAAGCCGACGCCGCGCCTGCGTTCGTCGCGGCGGCGGTGGCGGCATTCGCGTTGTCCCGCGAGCCGATCGAGCGATCCTGGTACGACGAACTGGCGCGGGTCTCCGCGGTGGCCGCCGACATCGCCGGCGTCGGCTCCACCCACATCAACCACCTGACGCCCCGGGTGCTCGACATCGACGATCTGTACCGGCGGATGGCCCGGCGCGGCATCACCATGATCGATGCCATCCAGGGCCCGCCCCGCACCGACGGACCCCCGGTGCTGTTGCGCCAGACGTCTTTTCGCGCGCTGGCCGAACCTCGCCGCTTCCGCGACGACGACGGCCGCATCACCGAGGGGACGCTGCGGGTGCGCTTCGGCGAAGTTGAGGCGCGAGGTGTGGCGCTGACACCGAAGGGCCGGGAACGCTACGACGCCGCGATGGCCGCCGCCGACCCGGCCGCGGTGTGGGCGGATTACTTCCCGCGCACCGACGTCGAGATGGCCGCGGCGGGGCTCGCCTACTACCGTGGCGGTGACCCGAGCGCACCGATCGTCTACGAGGACTTTCTGCCCGCGTCGGCGGCGGGCATCTTCCGGTCGAACCTGGATGCCGACGCTGTCTTCGAAAACTGTTCTGCCGCCGACGATTCCGGCTACGACACGCAGTGGCTGGCCGGCGCCATCGGCCGCGAGATTCACGACCCGTACCAACTGTACGAAGCGATGTCCCAGGAGGCACCCCGATGAGCATGCCCACCGCCGACGACTTGCGCGCCCGGGCGCGCGACGCCCTGCGGGCGATGGGATCCGACATCGCACTCGGGGAGCCCGACGGCCACGGGATGGCGGCCAGCACACCGATCACCGGCGAGGTGCTGTTCACCGTCGCGCCCACCACACCCGAACAGACCGAGCGGGTGATCACCGAAGCCGCCCAAGCATTTTCGGTGTGGCGGGGCACACCGCCCCCGGTCCGCGGCGCGCTGGTGGCGCGCCTCGGCGAGCTGCTGAAGGCGCACCGTGGCGAGCTGGCCACCCTGGTGACCCTCGAGGTCGGCAAGATCACCTCCGAGGCCGCCGGCGAGGTGCAGGAGATGATCGACATCTGCCGGTTCGCGGTCGGCCTGTCGCGCCAGCTCTACGGCCGCACCATCGCCTCGGAACGCCCCGGCCATCGATTGCTGGAGAGCTGGCATCCGCTCGGGGTGGTGGGGGTGATCACCGCGTTCAATTTCCCGGTCGCCGTGTGGGCCTGGAACGCCGCACTGGCCCTGGTGTGCGGCGACCCGGTGGTGTGGAA is part of the Mycobacterium mantenii genome and encodes:
- the hglS gene encoding 2-oxoadipate dioxygenase/decarboxylase — translated: MTRTKWLCTCQLRERFAAGLSAMYAAEVPAYGTLVEVSGQVNADYAARHGNPERFGSLQRVTAERHGAIRVGSPAELAAVADLFAAFGMLPVGYYDLRRAASPVPVVSTAFRPIDANELSQNPFRVFTSMLATRDARYFDRDLRRRVDTFLARRQLFDPALPARARIIAADGGCQADAAPAFVAAAVAAFALSREPIERSWYDELARVSAVAADIAGVGSTHINHLTPRVLDIDDLYRRMARRGITMIDAIQGPPRTDGPPVLLRQTSFRALAEPRRFRDDDGRITEGTLRVRFGEVEARGVALTPKGRERYDAAMAAADPAAVWADYFPRTDVEMAAAGLAYYRGGDPSAPIVYEDFLPASAAGIFRSNLDADAVFENCSAADDSGYDTQWLAGAIGREIHDPYQLYEAMSQEAPR